In Pseudomonas sp. MM213, a genomic segment contains:
- a CDS encoding HAD family hydrolase, translating to MRLALFDLDNTLLGGDSDHAWGDYLCERGFLDAVAYKTRNDEFYQDYLAGKLDNAAYLNFCLEVLGRTEMATLDQWHSDYMRDCIEPIVLPKGLELLKKHRDAGDKLVIITATNRFVTGPIAERLGVETLIATECEMVDGRYTGRSTDVPCFREGKVTRLNRWLEESGHSLEDSYFYSDSMNDFPLLEQVANPVAVDPDPNLRAEAEKRGWPVISLRD from the coding sequence ATGCGCCTGGCTTTATTCGACTTGGACAACACCCTTTTGGGCGGCGACAGTGACCACGCCTGGGGTGATTACCTGTGCGAACGCGGCTTCCTCGACGCCGTCGCCTACAAGACACGCAACGACGAGTTCTATCAGGATTACCTGGCCGGCAAGCTGGATAACGCCGCCTACCTGAACTTTTGCCTGGAAGTGCTCGGCCGCACCGAAATGGCCACGCTGGATCAGTGGCACAGCGATTACATGCGCGACTGCATCGAGCCGATCGTGCTGCCCAAGGGACTTGAGCTGCTGAAGAAGCACCGCGATGCCGGCGACAAACTGGTGATCATCACGGCGACCAACCGCTTCGTCACAGGTCCGATTGCCGAGCGTTTGGGCGTTGAAACCCTGATCGCCACCGAGTGCGAGATGGTCGATGGCCGCTACACCGGGCGCAGCACCGACGTGCCGTGCTTCCGCGAAGGCAAGGTGACGCGGCTTAATCGTTGGCTGGAAGAAAGCGGGCATTCGCTGGAAGACAGTTACTTCTACAGCGACTCGATGAATGATTTTCCGTTGCTGGAACAGGTGGCGAATCCGGTGGCGGTTGATCCGGACCCGAATTTGCGTGCCGAGGCCGAGAAACGTGGCTGGCCGGTGATTTCGTTGCGTGACTGA
- the rpiA gene encoding ribose-5-phosphate isomerase RpiA, producing the protein MTQDQLKQAVAQAAVDFILPKLDDKSIVGVGTGSTANCFIDALAKHKGAFDGAVASSEATAARLKGHGIPVYELNTVSDLEFYIDGADESDEHLNLIKGGGAALTREKIVAAVAKTFICIADGSKLVPVLGAFPLPVEVIPMARSHVARELVKLGGDPVYREGVLTDNGNIILDVFNMQITNPVELETQINAIVGVVTNGLFAARPADLLLLGTSEGVKTLRAQ; encoded by the coding sequence ATGACCCAGGATCAACTCAAACAGGCAGTAGCCCAGGCCGCCGTCGACTTCATCCTCCCGAAACTCGACGACAAGAGCATCGTCGGGGTCGGCACCGGCTCCACCGCCAACTGCTTCATCGACGCACTGGCAAAACACAAAGGCGCCTTCGACGGCGCAGTCGCCAGTTCCGAAGCCACCGCCGCACGCCTCAAGGGCCACGGTATTCCGGTGTATGAGCTCAATACCGTCAGCGACCTGGAGTTTTACATCGACGGTGCCGACGAAAGCGACGAGCACCTGAACCTGATCAAGGGCGGCGGCGCAGCCCTGACCCGCGAGAAGATCGTTGCGGCCGTGGCCAAGACCTTCATCTGCATCGCCGATGGCAGCAAACTGGTGCCGGTGCTCGGCGCGTTCCCGCTGCCGGTCGAAGTGATCCCGATGGCCCGCAGCCACGTGGCCCGCGAACTGGTGAAGCTCGGCGGCGACCCGGTTTACCGTGAAGGCGTGTTGACTGACAACGGCAACATCATTCTGGATGTGTTCAACATGCAGATCACCAACCCGGTCGAGCTGGAGACGCAGATCAATGCGATCGTCGGCGTGGTGACCAACGGTTTGTTCGCGGCGCGTCCTGCGGATCTGCTGTTGCTGGGCACCAGCGAAGGCGTCAAAACTCTGCGCGCCCAGTAA
- the ptsP gene encoding phosphoenolpyruvate--protein phosphotransferase, protein MLNTLRKIVQEVNSAKDLKAALGIIVLRVKEAMGSQVCSVYLLDPETNRFVLMATEGLNKRSIGKVSMAPNEGLVGLVGTREEPLNLENAADHPRYRYFAETGEERYASFLGAPIIHHRRVVGVLVIQQKERRQFDEGEEAFLVTMSAQLAGVIAHAEATGSIRGLGRQGKGIQEAKFIGVPGSPGAAVGTAVVMLPPADLDVVPDKTISDIDAELALFKTAIEGVRADMRALSAKLASQLRPEERALFDVYLMMLADEALGSEVTTVIKTGQWAQGALRQVVTEHVNRFELMDDAYLRERASDVKDLGRRLLAYLQEERQQNLVYPEKTILVSEELTPAMLGEVPEGTLVGLVSVLGSGNSHVAILARAMGIPTVMGLVDLPYAKVDGIELIVDGNRGEVYTNPSDVLRKQFAEVVEEEKQLALGLDSLRDLPCVTLDGHRMPLWVNTGLLADVARAQKRGAEGVGLYRTEVPFMINQRFPSEKEQLAIYREQLAAFHPQPVTMRSLDIGGDKSLSYFPIKEDNPFLGWRGIRVTLDHPEIFLVQTRAMLKASEGLNNLRILLPMISGTHELEEALHLIHRAWGEVRDEGTDVPMPPIGVMIEIPAAVYQTKELARQVDFLSVGSNDLTQYLLAVDRNNPRVADLYDYLHPAVLQALQTVVRDAHAEGKPVSICGEMAGDPAAAVLLMAMGFDSLSMNATNLPKVKWMLRQINLSKAKELLAELMTIDNPQVIHSSLQLALKNLGLAKMVSPAAVKAL, encoded by the coding sequence ATGCTCAATACGCTGCGCAAGATCGTCCAGGAAGTTAACTCCGCCAAGGATCTCAAGGCGGCGTTGGGGATTATTGTGTTGCGCGTCAAAGAGGCCATGGGCAGCCAGGTCTGCTCGGTCTACCTGCTTGACCCCGAGACCAACCGCTTCGTGCTGATGGCGACCGAGGGCTTGAACAAGCGCTCGATCGGCAAAGTCAGCATGGCACCCAACGAAGGTCTGGTCGGCCTGGTCGGCACGCGTGAAGAACCCCTGAACCTCGAAAACGCCGCGGATCACCCGCGCTACCGCTACTTCGCCGAGACCGGTGAAGAGCGCTACGCCTCATTCCTCGGGGCGCCGATCATCCACCACCGCCGCGTTGTCGGCGTGTTGGTCATTCAGCAGAAAGAACGCCGCCAGTTCGATGAAGGTGAAGAAGCCTTCCTCGTGACCATGAGCGCGCAACTCGCCGGGGTTATCGCCCACGCCGAGGCCACCGGTTCGATCCGAGGCCTGGGCCGTCAGGGCAAAGGCATCCAGGAAGCCAAGTTCATCGGCGTGCCGGGCTCGCCGGGTGCTGCGGTCGGTACGGCGGTGGTCATGCTGCCACCAGCCGATCTGGACGTGGTGCCGGACAAGACCATCAGCGACATCGACGCCGAACTGGCGTTGTTCAAGACCGCCATCGAAGGCGTGCGCGCCGACATGCGTGCGTTGTCGGCCAAACTGGCCTCGCAGTTGCGCCCCGAAGAGCGCGCCTTGTTCGACGTCTACCTGATGATGCTCGCCGACGAAGCGCTGGGCAGCGAAGTGACCACGGTGATCAAGACCGGTCAGTGGGCCCAGGGCGCGCTGCGCCAGGTGGTCACTGAGCACGTCAACCGTTTCGAATTGATGGACGACGCCTATCTGCGTGAGCGCGCATCGGACGTCAAGGACCTTGGTCGCCGTCTGCTCGCCTACTTGCAGGAAGAGCGTCAGCAGAACCTGGTCTACCCGGAAAAAACCATTCTGGTCAGCGAAGAACTGACGCCGGCGATGCTCGGCGAGGTGCCGGAAGGCACGCTGGTCGGTCTGGTTTCGGTCCTCGGTTCAGGTAACTCCCACGTCGCGATCCTCGCCCGGGCGATGGGCATCCCGACGGTGATGGGCCTGGTCGACCTGCCTTATGCCAAGGTCGACGGCATCGAATTGATCGTCGACGGCAACCGCGGCGAGGTCTACACCAACCCCAGCGATGTGCTGCGCAAGCAGTTCGCCGAGGTGGTGGAAGAAGAGAAACAACTGGCGCTCGGTCTCGATTCCCTGCGCGACCTGCCGTGCGTGACCCTCGATGGTCACCGCATGCCACTGTGGGTCAACACCGGCCTGCTGGCGGACGTGGCGCGGGCGCAAAAACGCGGCGCCGAAGGTGTCGGTCTGTATCGCACCGAAGTGCCGTTCATGATCAACCAGCGCTTCCCGAGCGAAAAGGAACAACTGGCGATCTATCGCGAACAGCTCGCCGCGTTCCACCCGCAACCGGTGACCATGCGCAGCCTGGACATCGGCGGCGACAAGTCGCTGTCGTACTTCCCGATCAAGGAAGACAACCCGTTCCTCGGCTGGCGCGGCATTCGCGTCACCCTCGACCACCCGGAAATCTTCCTGGTGCAGACCCGCGCGATGCTCAAGGCCAGCGAAGGCTTGAACAACCTGCGGATTCTGCTGCCGATGATCTCCGGCACCCACGAGCTGGAAGAAGCCTTGCACCTGATTCACCGGGCGTGGGGCGAAGTCCGCGACGAAGGCACCGACGTGCCGATGCCGCCGATTGGCGTGATGATCGAGATTCCGGCGGCTGTTTATCAGACCAAGGAACTGGCGCGGCAAGTGGACTTCCTGTCGGTCGGTTCCAACGACCTGACCCAGTACCTGCTGGCCGTGGACCGCAACAACCCGCGAGTGGCCGACCTCTACGACTACCTGCACCCGGCGGTGCTTCAGGCGTTGCAGACCGTGGTGCGTGACGCCCATGCCGAAGGCAAGCCGGTGAGCATCTGCGGCGAGATGGCGGGTGACCCGGCGGCGGCGGTGCTGCTGATGGCGATGGGCTTTGACAGTTTGTCGATGAACGCCACCAACCTGCCGAAGGTGAAGTGGATGCTGCGTCAGATCAACCTGAGCAAGGCCAAGGAATTGCTCGCGGAGCTGATGACCATCGACAACCCGCAAGTTATCCACAGCTCGCTGCAACTGGCGCTGAAGAACCTTGGGTTGGCGAAGATGGTCAGCCCGGCTGCGGTCAAAGCCCTCTAA
- a CDS encoding thymidylate synthase, whose translation MKQYLELVAHVIKNGTKQANRTGVNTISFPGAMLRYDLQEGFPAITTRKMAFKSAIGEMCGFLRGVNNAAEFRALGCKVWDQNANENAQWLANPFRQGEDDLGEIYGVQWRKWPAYKQIPVSNQAAIEQTLKQGYRQIAEGEEDGQAYVVLYKAIDQIRQCVDTIIKDPGSRRILFHGWNVAQLDEMALPPCHLLYQFHPNVETKEISLTLYIRSNDLGLGTPFNLTEGAALLSLIGRLTGYTPRWFTYFIGDAHVYENHLDMLNEQLKREPFPMPKLVISDRVPEFAKTGVYQPEWLELIEPGDFSLEGYQHHAPMTAPMAV comes from the coding sequence ATGAAGCAATATCTCGAACTGGTCGCCCACGTCATCAAGAACGGCACCAAACAGGCCAACCGCACTGGCGTGAACACCATCAGTTTTCCGGGCGCGATGCTGCGTTACGACCTGCAAGAAGGTTTCCCGGCGATCACCACGCGCAAGATGGCCTTCAAATCGGCCATCGGCGAGATGTGCGGTTTTCTGCGTGGGGTGAACAACGCCGCCGAATTCCGTGCGCTGGGCTGCAAGGTCTGGGACCAGAACGCCAACGAAAACGCGCAATGGCTGGCCAACCCGTTCCGCCAGGGTGAAGACGACCTCGGCGAGATCTACGGCGTGCAATGGCGCAAGTGGCCGGCGTACAAGCAGATCCCGGTCAGCAATCAGGCCGCCATCGAGCAGACCCTGAAGCAGGGTTATCGCCAGATCGCTGAAGGCGAAGAAGACGGTCAGGCTTACGTGGTGCTGTACAAGGCGATCGACCAGATTCGCCAGTGCGTCGACACCATCATCAAGGACCCGGGCAGCCGCCGCATCCTGTTCCACGGCTGGAACGTTGCGCAGCTTGATGAAATGGCCCTGCCGCCGTGCCACCTGCTGTACCAGTTCCACCCGAATGTCGAGACCAAGGAAATTTCCCTGACCCTCTACATCCGCTCCAACGACCTGGGCCTGGGCACGCCGTTCAACCTCACCGAAGGCGCCGCGCTGCTGAGCCTGATCGGTCGCCTGACCGGTTATACGCCGCGCTGGTTCACCTATTTCATCGGTGATGCGCACGTCTACGAAAACCATCTGGACATGCTGAACGAACAGCTCAAGCGCGAGCCGTTCCCGATGCCGAAGCTGGTGATCAGTGATCGTGTGCCGGAGTTTGCCAAGACGGGCGTGTATCAGCCGGAGTGGCTGGAGTTGATTGAGCCGGGTGATTTCTCGCTTGAGGGTTATCAGCACCATGCGCCGATGACCGCGCCGATGGCTGTCTGA
- a CDS encoding NRDE family protein, translating into MCLIVFAWRPGHAQPLIVAANRDEFYARPSLPLAQWPETPHVYAGRDLEAGGTWLGVGANGRFAALTNIRDPHQPAARKSRGELVARFLSGDMPIDDYLDDVVGRSIEYAGFNLLIGNANELWHFNARESEAVLLPAGVYGLSNAGLDTPWPKLLKARAALEAVLEDPQPEALLALLSDSQTAPFAELPDTGVGLATESLLSSVFIASQSYGTRASTALIVQADGTRLMVERSFGPYGGHLGEVEVRI; encoded by the coding sequence ATGTGCCTGATTGTCTTTGCCTGGCGCCCGGGTCACGCCCAGCCGCTGATCGTCGCCGCCAACCGTGACGAATTTTATGCCCGACCCAGCCTGCCCCTGGCGCAATGGCCCGAAACACCGCACGTCTACGCCGGTCGCGACCTGGAAGCCGGCGGCACCTGGCTCGGTGTCGGCGCCAACGGGCGCTTTGCGGCGCTGACCAATATTCGCGATCCCCATCAACCGGCCGCTCGAAAATCCCGAGGTGAACTGGTTGCGCGATTTCTCAGCGGCGACATGCCGATAGATGATTATTTGGACGACGTTGTTGGACGTTCGATCGAATATGCCGGTTTTAACCTGCTGATCGGCAATGCCAATGAACTGTGGCACTTCAATGCCCGGGAGTCTGAAGCGGTGCTGCTGCCGGCCGGGGTGTACGGGTTATCGAATGCTGGTCTGGATACGCCGTGGCCGAAGTTGCTCAAGGCGCGAGCGGCGCTGGAGGCTGTTCTGGAGGATCCGCAGCCTGAGGCGTTATTGGCGTTGCTCAGTGATTCGCAGACAGCGCCTTTTGCAGAGCTGCCGGATACCGGGGTGGGTCTGGCGACCGAGTCGTTGTTGTCGAGTGTGTTTATTGCCAGCCAGAGTTATGGGACGCGGGCGAGTACGGCGTTGATTGTGCAGGCGGATGGGACGCGGCTGATGGTCGAACGGAGTTTCGGGCCGTATGGCGGGCATTTAGGGGAAGTTGAGGTCAGAATTTAG
- a CDS encoding RNA pyrophosphohydrolase: MIDPDGFRPNVGIILTNDAGQVLWARRINQDAWQFPQGGINPQETPEDALYRELNEEVGLEREDVEILACTRGWLRYRLPQRLVRTHSQPLCIGQKQKWFLLRLISNEQRVRMDLTGKPEFDGWRWVSYWYPLGQVVTFKREVYRRALKELAPRLLARD, from the coding sequence GTGATCGACCCCGATGGTTTCCGCCCCAATGTCGGGATCATTCTCACGAATGATGCCGGACAGGTGCTATGGGCTCGCCGTATCAATCAAGATGCCTGGCAGTTTCCACAGGGTGGTATCAACCCCCAGGAGACGCCGGAAGACGCCTTGTACCGCGAGTTGAACGAAGAAGTGGGTCTGGAGCGTGAAGATGTTGAAATTCTCGCCTGCACCCGGGGCTGGTTGCGCTATCGTTTGCCGCAACGTCTGGTCCGTACCCACAGCCAACCGCTGTGCATCGGCCAGAAACAGAAATGGTTTCTCCTGCGCCTGATCTCCAACGAGCAGCGGGTGCGGATGGATTTGACCGGTAAACCGGAATTCGATGGCTGGCGCTGGGTCAGTTATTGGTATCCGTTGGGCCAGGTGGTGACATTCAAGCGCGAGGTTTATCGACGCGCTCTCAAAGAGCTTGCCCCGCGCCTTTTAGCGCGCGACTGA
- a CDS encoding sulfite exporter TauE/SafE family protein yields MEFLLYLALGACAGVLAGLFGVGGGIIIVPVLVFSFTLQGFDASILTHLAVGTSLATIIFTSVNAVREHHRRGAVRWPIFAWMTVGILLGAGFGALTAEAISGPNLQKIIGVFALVIAVQLMLDVKPKASRTVPGKVGLTVAGSVIGWASAIFGIGGGSLTVPFLTWRSVPMQQAVATSSACGLPIALASALSFMILGWHDPLLPAHSLGFIYLPALLGIALTSMVFARLGARLAHSLSPKLLKRLFAALLFCVGLNFLI; encoded by the coding sequence ATGGAATTTCTGCTCTATCTGGCGCTCGGCGCCTGTGCAGGCGTGCTGGCCGGCCTGTTTGGCGTCGGCGGCGGAATTATCATCGTGCCGGTGCTGGTGTTCAGTTTCACCTTGCAGGGTTTCGACGCCTCGATCCTGACGCATCTGGCGGTCGGCACATCCCTGGCTACGATCATCTTTACCTCGGTCAATGCTGTGCGCGAGCATCATCGCCGCGGCGCCGTGCGTTGGCCGATTTTTGCCTGGATGACCGTCGGCATCCTGCTCGGCGCCGGGTTCGGCGCGCTGACAGCCGAAGCGATCTCCGGGCCAAACCTGCAGAAAATCATCGGCGTATTTGCCCTGGTCATCGCCGTACAGTTGATGCTGGACGTCAAGCCCAAGGCCAGCCGAACGGTGCCGGGTAAAGTCGGTCTGACCGTGGCCGGCAGTGTGATTGGCTGGGCGTCGGCGATTTTCGGGATTGGCGGCGGTTCGCTGACCGTGCCGTTCCTGACCTGGCGCAGCGTGCCGATGCAGCAAGCGGTGGCCACGTCCTCGGCGTGCGGTCTGCCCATCGCGCTGGCCAGTGCATTAAGTTTCATGATTCTGGGCTGGCACGATCCGTTGCTGCCGGCTCATAGTCTCGGTTTTATTTATTTGCCGGCGCTGCTGGGGATCGCCCTGACCAGCATGGTCTTCGCCCGCCTCGGTGCGCGACTGGCCCACAGCCTGTCGCCGAAGTTGCTGAAAAGACTGTTCGCCGCTTTGCTGTTCTGCGTGGGTTTGAATTTTCTGATCTGA
- the ilvA gene encoding threonine ammonia-lyase, biosynthetic: protein MLEQYVKKILTSRVYDVAVETPLQTARQLSERLGNSILLKREDLQPVFSFKIRGAYNKLTQLSDEERARGVVTASAGNHAQGLALAAKVLGVKATIVMPKTTPEIKVEGVRSRGGKVVLHGDSFPEALAYSLKLVDEKGYVYIHPYDDPHTIAGQGTVAMEILRQHPGRLDAIFVPVGGGGLIAGIAAYVKYLRPEIKIIGVEPDDSNCLQAAMAAGERVVLPTVGLFADGVAVAQIGQYTFDICKDYVDEVITVSTDEICAAIKDIYDDTRSITEPAGALGVAGIKKYVEQHAVTGHTFVAIDSGANVNFDRLRHVAERAELGEGREAIIAVTIPEKPGSFKAFCEAIGKRQITEFNYRYNTGSEAHIFVGVQTHPENDPRSALLASLTEQGFPVLDLTDNELAKLHIRHMVGGRAAQVVDEVVLRFEFPERPGALFNFLSKLGGRWNISMFHYRNHGAADGRVVAGLQVPHEERHLVPAALEEIGYPYWDESDNPAYQLFLG from the coding sequence ATGCTCGAACAGTACGTCAAAAAGATCCTCACCTCGCGCGTTTATGACGTTGCCGTAGAAACCCCATTGCAGACTGCCCGCCAGCTCTCCGAGCGGCTGGGCAACAGTATTTTGCTCAAGCGTGAAGACTTGCAGCCGGTGTTCTCGTTCAAGATTCGCGGGGCCTACAACAAGCTCACGCAGTTGAGCGATGAAGAACGCGCGCGCGGCGTCGTGACGGCTTCGGCCGGTAATCACGCGCAGGGCCTGGCCCTGGCGGCGAAAGTGCTCGGCGTGAAAGCCACCATCGTCATGCCCAAGACCACCCCGGAAATCAAAGTCGAAGGCGTGCGTTCCCGTGGTGGCAAAGTGGTGCTGCACGGGGATTCGTTCCCGGAAGCCCTGGCTTACTCGCTGAAACTGGTCGACGAAAAAGGCTACGTCTACATTCACCCGTACGACGATCCCCACACCATTGCCGGGCAGGGCACGGTGGCCATGGAGATTCTGCGCCAGCACCCTGGGCGTCTGGATGCGATCTTCGTTCCGGTCGGCGGCGGCGGTCTGATCGCCGGTATCGCGGCGTACGTGAAATACCTGCGCCCGGAAATCAAGATCATCGGCGTCGAGCCGGACGACTCCAATTGCCTGCAAGCCGCCATGGCCGCCGGCGAGCGCGTGGTGCTGCCGACCGTGGGCCTCTTCGCCGACGGCGTCGCGGTCGCTCAGATTGGTCAGTACACGTTCGACATCTGCAAAGACTATGTCGATGAAGTGATCACGGTCAGCACCGACGAGATCTGCGCGGCGATCAAGGATATCTACGACGATACCCGCTCGATCACTGAACCTGCCGGCGCCCTGGGCGTGGCCGGGATCAAGAAATACGTCGAGCAGCACGCTGTCACCGGGCACACCTTTGTGGCCATCGATTCCGGCGCCAACGTCAACTTCGACCGCTTGCGCCATGTGGCTGAACGCGCCGAGCTGGGCGAGGGCCGCGAAGCCATCATCGCCGTGACCATCCCCGAGAAGCCGGGCAGCTTCAAGGCGTTCTGCGAAGCCATCGGCAAGCGCCAGATCACCGAATTCAACTACCGCTACAACACCGGCAGCGAAGCGCACATCTTCGTTGGCGTGCAGACGCACCCGGAAAACGATCCGCGCAGCGCGCTGCTTGCCAGTCTGACCGAGCAGGGTTTCCCGGTGCTGGACCTGACCGACAACGAACTGGCCAAGTTGCACATCCGGCACATGGTCGGTGGCCGCGCAGCCCAGGTGGTGGATGAAGTGGTGCTGCGCTTCGAATTTCCGGAGCGACCGGGCGCGCTGTTCAACTTCCTCAGCAAGCTCGGCGGTCGCTGGAACATCTCGATGTTCCACTACCGCAACCACGGCGCGGCGGACGGTCGTGTGGTCGCAGGGCTGCAAGTGCCTCACGAGGAGCGTCATCTGGTGCCGGCGGCGCTGGAAGAAATCGGCTACCCGTACTGGGACGAAAGCGACAACCCGGCCTATCAGCTGTTTCTTGGCTGA
- a CDS encoding DUF2269 domain-containing protein yields METLTALKVAHMVATVVLLVCALGLGIWVWRTRRNGDATAGSRTLQRPRVFIWLLMGLALLSMPFTGWWMVHLVGWPLGQTWLLASSVLYTVAALAWFWLLVRLNKLRKAPAGNGKFTFALALFSFVCFIAIAGLMGAKPV; encoded by the coding sequence ATGGAAACGTTAACCGCCCTGAAAGTGGCGCACATGGTGGCGACGGTTGTGCTGCTGGTCTGTGCGCTGGGCCTGGGGATCTGGGTCTGGCGAACTCGGCGTAATGGCGACGCGACGGCGGGCAGCCGCACGTTGCAACGGCCTCGGGTGTTCATCTGGCTGTTGATGGGGCTGGCACTGCTGAGCATGCCGTTCACCGGCTGGTGGATGGTGCATCTGGTGGGCTGGCCGTTGGGGCAGACGTGGTTGCTGGCGTCGAGTGTGCTTTACACCGTTGCGGCGTTGGCGTGGTTCTGGTTGTTGGTGCGACTTAACAAGTTGCGCAAGGCGCCGGCGGGGAACGGCAAGTTTACCTTCGCCCTGGCGTTGTTCAGCTTCGTCTGCTTTATCGCCATTGCCGGGTTGATGGGTGCCAAGCCTGTTTAA
- the lgt gene encoding prolipoprotein diacylglyceryl transferase, whose protein sequence is MLPYPQIDPVALAIGPLKIHWYGLMYLIGIGGAWLLASRRLNRFDPTWTKEKLSDMVFWMSMGVIVGGRLGYVLFYDLHAYLANPTLIFEVWKGGMSFHGGFIGVMLAALWFGKKNNKSFFQLMDFVAPMVPIGLGAGRIGNFINAELWGKATDVPWAMIFPPFSDPAQLPRHPSQLYQFALEGVALFLILWLFSRKPRPTMAVSGMFALFYGIFRFIVEFVRVPDAQLGYLAWNWLTMGQVLCVPMIVGGLFLIWLAYHRAPATPAAAV, encoded by the coding sequence ATGCTGCCTTACCCGCAGATCGACCCGGTGGCCCTGGCCATCGGTCCGCTGAAAATCCACTGGTACGGCTTGATGTACCTGATCGGCATCGGCGGTGCGTGGCTGCTGGCGTCGCGCCGGCTCAACCGTTTCGACCCGACCTGGACCAAGGAGAAGCTCTCCGACATGGTCTTCTGGATGTCGATGGGCGTTATCGTCGGCGGTCGCCTGGGCTACGTGCTGTTCTACGATCTGCACGCTTACCTGGCCAACCCGACGCTGATTTTCGAAGTGTGGAAGGGCGGCATGTCGTTCCACGGCGGCTTCATCGGCGTGATGCTGGCGGCGTTGTGGTTCGGTAAAAAGAACAACAAGTCGTTCTTCCAGCTGATGGACTTCGTCGCACCGATGGTGCCGATCGGCCTGGGCGCCGGGCGTATCGGCAACTTCATCAACGCCGAATTGTGGGGCAAGGCGACCGACGTGCCGTGGGCGATGATCTTCCCGCCGTTCAGCGATCCGGCGCAGTTGCCGCGTCACCCGTCGCAGCTGTATCAGTTCGCGCTGGAAGGCGTCGCGCTGTTCCTGATCCTGTGGCTGTTCTCGCGCAAGCCACGGCCGACCATGGCGGTGTCCGGGATGTTCGCGCTGTTCTATGGCATCTTCCGTTTCATCGTCGAATTCGTCCGCGTGCCGGACGCGCAACTGGGCTATCTGGCCTGGAACTGGCTGACCATGGGCCAGGTGCTCTGCGTGCCGATGATCGTCGGCGGGCTGTTCCTGATCTGGCTGGCGTATCACCGCGCCCCGGCGACTCCAGCGGCAGCCGTATAA